Proteins encoded in a region of the Octopus sinensis linkage group LG8, ASM634580v1, whole genome shotgun sequence genome:
- the LOC115214789 gene encoding uncharacterized protein K02A2.6-like codes for MTKHQNKGQRINSMSLEEIGNITMRKFVKVKIRNTSVKMQLDTGSDITIIKFMVEHVTTAPNYSRSNRQAECFVDTFKRALRKSIKEVTDVVALQQFLRVYHVIPNLNAPAGRSTMALMFARKVKSVFDKLLPGKKTKIAREDIAKLFKVGEKVYMKAYKNGKQSWEEGIITKCISKMI; via the exons ATGACAAAACATCAGAACAAAGGACAAAGAATAAATAGTATGTCATTGGAAGAAATTGGTAATATAACAATGAGGAAATTTGTGaaggtgaaaatcagaaatacaagTGTTAAAATGCAGTTGGACACTGGAAGTGACATCACCATTATAAAA TTCATGGTAGAACATGTAACTACTGCTCCAAACTATTCCAGATCTAACAGACAGGCAGAATGCTTTGTCGATACCTTCAAGAGAGCCCTTAGGAAATCAATTAAGGAAGTCACAGATGTAGTAGCTCTACAACAATTTCTAAGAGTGTACCATGTGATACCAAATCTGAATGCACCAGCAGGTAGATCAACAATGGCGTTAATGTTTGCAAGGAAAGTAAAATCAGTCTTTGATAAATTGCTCCCTGGCAAGAAGACAAAAATTGCCAGGGAAGACATAGCAAAACTCTTTAAAGTTGGTGAAAAGGTGTATATGAAGGCatacaagaatggaaagcaaagttgggAAGAAGGCATAATTACCAAATGCATAAGTAAAATGATATAA